A region from the Rhinoderma darwinii isolate aRhiDar2 chromosome 2, aRhiDar2.hap1, whole genome shotgun sequence genome encodes:
- the LOC142740863 gene encoding sperm acrosome membrane-associated protein 6-like: protein MRFKTFYYLRLQIVILLCGAEVVTSCLNCFTTPADRASICHYPVSLKKMEAIDCLQRLHRGFEPLTDTVIAFSQIQRIRLYLKGFEKEVQKISELYFPPSWVEQFEIKIAEFVKGVKDRAASHTAAECKPPCGLQKEARVFKCSRCAEEDCKLPVTCPHKFLSSIYKSHVKLLLYSCVRPLFPFSVFSVEEMHVIELEKTIIHCRASFPLPDYATVVWKYAKNMKATDLGYFKDIYSGEDLFVMIEPTRASHTGTYACEVTDEDDDIILRQFYYLDVTQTDTREASEVERYFRHALESTKIPEEKEEEMIKHVPSTLEKIQTFFQSYILYAIYAGVCCLIVTLLVGALWRYALSVD, encoded by the exons ATGCGATTCAAAACTTTTTACTATCTGCGGCTGCAGATAGTAATTCTTCTATGTGGAGCGGAGGTAGTGACATCTTGCCTCAACTGCTTCACTACTCCAGCAGACAGAGCCAGTATCTGCCACTATCCTGTCTCGCTGAAGAAGATGGAGGCCATAGACTGTCTCCAGAGGCTTCACAGGGGTTTCGAGCCCCTGACTGACACCGTGATAG CCTTTTCCCAGATACAAAGGATCAGATTGTATCTGAAGGGCTTCGAAAAAGAAGTCCAAAAAATCAGTGAATTAT ACTTTCCGCCATCTTGGGTGGAACAATTTGAAATCAAAATCGCTGAATTTGTTAAAGGAGTAAAAGACCGTGCCGCAA GTCATACAGCGGCAGAATGCAAACCTCCATGCG GCCTTCAGAAAGAGGCCCGAGTTTTTAAATGCAGCCGATGTGCCGAGGAGGATTGCAAGCTCCCCGTGACCTGTCCCCATAAGTTTCTATCATCAATTTATAAATCTCATGTAAAGCTGTTACTTTATAGTTGTGTTAGACCATTGTTTCCCTTCTCTGTCTTTTCAGTTGAGGAAATGCATGTGATAGAGCTGGAAAAGACCATCATCCACTGCAGGGCGTCCTTTCCCCTTCCGGACTATGCGACAGTCGTCTGGAAATACGCCAAAAAC ATGAAGGCGACTGATTTAGGTTATTTCAAAGACATCTATAGTGGGGAAGACCTATTTGTGATGATTGAGCCTACACGAGCCAGCCACACGGGGACTTATGCCTGCGAGGTCACGGATGAGGATGATGACATCATACTCCGCCAATTCTACTATCTGGATG TGACACAGACTGATACAAGGGAAGCCTCCGAAGTAGAGCGATACTTCCGTCATGCTCTGGAATCAACAAAAATAccagaggagaaggaggaggaaatGATTAAACATGTACCCTCCACCCTGGAGAAAATCCAAACATTCTTCCAGAGCTACATCCTCTATGCCATCTATGCCGGAGTCTGCTGCCTGATAGTAACATTATTAGTTGGAGCCCTGTGGCGTTATGCCCTCAGTGTggactaa